DNA from Brachionichthys hirsutus isolate HB-005 chromosome 3, CSIRO-AGI_Bhir_v1, whole genome shotgun sequence:
GAGGCGGCTTTTATTGTTTCGgtgatttttttcttattattttccTCCCATTGGAAGTCGTTCAATAAAAGTTTAGGTCCTTTGTACAATGATGAGAAATTGACTTCCAAGTTTGTTTCAGTTTCCTGTCTGAGCGTCTTTTGCCTGGTGAAATCCCGGCGGGCGCCCAGGCATgctaaacacacatttaaaagtaTTTGTAGTTGACCCGTCAGGTCAGCACTTCACTTTTTAAAAGTATTGTCTGACACATTGAATTAATGGCTCTCTCTTTAGTCCTGACAGCCACGCCGGAGGGACTGAGGGTGAGACGgtatcctccctctctctcggcGTGATGCGGGGTGAAATGGCAACCCTGTCCTGTCATTTCAAAGTCGAATCCCTCAAGTACGGGGGGGTTCAGTGGTTCAAGATGAAGCCGGAGAAGCAGCTCATCGCGAATTCATCCGAGCGGATCGTCGTGAAGAAGAATCAGACCTCCTCCCTGGCGATCGCCGAGGCAACGCGGGAGGACTCTGGGTGGTATTACTGTGAGGTGAACGTCCTGCAGAGAGATCCGGAGCTGGTCATCCTGGGTGAGAGGCAAATCTCAGAAATGCATGTCCATGCCTCGACGTGGCCGTGCTGATAATTACGACTCATTTGTCTAATCTTTTGTGAACCCGGGTGATCGATGCGGGCGCCGGTGCGGATCGTGCAACAACGTGAAAGAAAGGCCTCGGATTGatccataaaaataaaaataatccagTTGTGTGAAACTCCCCGAGTTCATCTTTTTGCCTGAACAATTTCATGGCAGATCAAGGAATAATCGCCCCGGCACCGCGCGCAGTGCCTGGTATTGATCTCGCCCGGGGAATTGAAACTCGCCAGAAAACAAGGCAGGGAGGGATGGTCGAATTATTATGTGGAAATCCTTCATGTGGAAGAAAAGCTTCCTCGTGATTTTCTCTGGATGCAAAGTTCCCTTTAACAAAGCTATTGATAAGCCACGTTTTTATAAAGTATGATCTGACAAAGagaggttatatatatattgtttctatGAATGTTTTTGTTCTACTTTTACAGCCTTTTTGTTCATGTCTCAGATTTTCTGTTACATTAAAGAccagaacaaaataataataatttttcaAAAAAGGACTGTATAATTTATATTGatgtttttaatgtgaaaaaaCAGAGTTGCCCCAGCGAGCTGACCCTAACCTGGACCTACCAGAGCCCAGCGGCCGCCGTTCATCACCTGTCGGTCACCAGTTGCATTCTCCCCGCCGCAAACCTCTCTGCTCTCTGCAGACAGAAgtccctgccccccccatcctcgCCTCTTAATGTGGGTCACGCATCGATCATTCCAAGGCAGCGGACCGCCTGCAATGCTGCatatttgaacaaattaatgaTTTTCCTAATCAATGTTTAAACACCTCTCCTCCCAGGGAGGAGGCGAGTGTCCATCAACTAAAGCCAGTTCCGGCTTCCTGATTTAATTATGTCGTGCTCAATAACGTGAGGAGTCGGCGCTAATCAGTGTCCGCCTCTTTTTTTCCCAGATGCCTCCCCTAACGAGCTGATTGTGCGCTTGAATCTTCTGAAGATGTGTTTCCTCGCCGCTCCAAGTGTTGTGGTTCTACGGGAAGGTGAGCGACTGCGTGAACCTCTCAGCGAGAATTACAGGAAGTTGTTGGAACTGATGTTTTAATTCATGCGCTCCTGCTCTCCGCAGCGTCCGAGCGGTTCTGGCGACAGGGAGAGTGATGTGGGCTATGTGAGTATACAGTCCTCTGCCTTTGGCAAACACGTCAGGCGCCGGACACGCACGAACCGGGCGGGTCTTCTTACCGCCTTATCCTTGTAACCTATCGCACGCTGTTAGCGAAAAGTCAACACTGACGCAACCCCGATTCTTGTCTTCcaggaaaaacacaatgaaatgggtgaggaaaaacaataataaaaggcACGGCTCATCTCGGAAGACCAACCTTTGGCAAACAGCGTCGAACAAATGGGCGTGAttaggagagaaaaagaggaatccGGTTTAGCAATTAATCCTGGACTGTTTCGGATGAGATCTCATCTGCCATTTGTCATTCAAGAGCTTCTTCGTAAAAGCCTTGCTCTGTATTCCGCTTCCACGCAAACCGTCCAAACATTAATACGATGCAGATTTCTTTCCGCTCGCCAGATCTCTTCATCTTTGCAGCTCGTTATCGCAGCGGCGTGCTGACtagcatgtttttttggaaTCGGCTCATTGTGCCGGAGGCCGGCTGGCCGGTCGGCACGATCCACCTGTCAAACAGACGTGGCGACCGGCTCAACCACCGCACAGGTCTAATCCTCACAAAACAGGATTAGGGTCGATGCCAGCGCTCGCTCGTGTGTTGGGGTGAGATCTTGATTCGCCCGTTGGAGGAGGTGGATTTTACATTTAGGCCTGCCCACACTGCCAAGAGCATCAAATCAAACAAAGTTGGAAACCAGATTAGTCCGATCAACAGCGTCTATTTCCCCTCAAAATAAACCCACTCCAGCTTAATCCTTATTTTCATGTTAAACTACTTTTAAGCACAGGATTATGTATAAAAGAGGAACATGTTTCTAATATAAGCCGGGCATTTCAACACATATAATCTAGATAAGAGTTTCCTTTTTTGCTACCCCGAGtgaaattttaattttaagattttttttgtaggtttttgaaatattttcattctgGCCCCAAAACACATCTAGATTCATGTAAAACGGTGAATATACAACATTCAGCTtctttattcacacacacacacacacacacacacacacacctgactgcAGCCCAAAAAAGCAAATTTGACATGatctggtttatttatttaaaaaaaatattgtctgACTTCTACATATTCAGATGACAaactaatgaataaataaccaaatttgatttgtgtgttttgttttaaagtaaCTCCAGTGAGACCGTATTTACATCCATGCATGTATTCATGCACCAAAGTTCATTCAGTATCGTATATGTTAAGTCTGAGCATGTCACGTTTCCTGTCGCTTTTTGCCTCTAATGACAAGttagaataaaaatacaactcTAAAGTAAGATCAGGTATGAGCAgggcacaaataaacacaaacgtgCACAGCGCAAGTGCCACGGACATTTTTAACACTCCGTTCCTCTTTGACGTCTCACATTTCACAGTTCTATTTATTTACCTATTCTGCCCTTTTATTTGCCCCCGGTATCTGACTATTGAGCGTTGCATATCCTGTTCAGCATCACAGCCGAGAGCAGAGCTTTATCTCTCATTGCTCAGGGATGACGTCCGAAGCTGTTGCTCAGATATCCGTTTCGTTTGCCTCTCTGTAGCGTCGACCTCGTGCAACCCCCCGCCCGCTACGCGAGAAGCGTGCTTTGTTCGACGCAACGATTCAAAGTCGTTGGCTTCTCATTACGCGCCACAAACTGCAGGAGTTTTTCTCATCTTGTCTCGTTTCCAAAGAGGAAATCCATCCCAGATTCAAACAGAGTTCAGTGTGTCGGCTTCTTCTGtacaaaaacatcaacatgtCATTAATTTCCTGCTTCTAGGGATGAAGAAATAACAAATTAGCGACGGCGGCCGCTCACAGTTTCCTTTCAGCCAGGTTAGATAGCATTGATCTCCTCTTGTTTGTGCTCCTTATCTTTCCCAGtgtttttaatccccccccacaAAGCCTGGATCACGTTGCAGGACGTGCACCTGTGCATGCGAGTCTTAACCCCTTCCATCACGCTGCCCACGGCTCCTCTCACAGCAGCGGAGGACAGGTAGAAAATAAGAGGGTCCAGGCAGGCGTTGAAGGTGCTGCACAGCAGAGCCTTGTCTCTCCAGTCGGGGCTTCTCCACCTGATGAAACCGATAATGTGCGAGACGTTGTAGGGCCCGAAGCACAAACCGAACACCAGGAGCGTTCCCAAAGCCATGCCGATGGCTCGcaggcgccggcgccggccgaTGTGCTGCAGCTTGGACAGAATCCGGATGAAGTTGATGTAGCAGAAGCTGCAGATCAGGAAAGGGATGCAGAAAAGAACCAAACAGAGCTCCAGGCGCACCGGCAGGAGGATGTCCAGCTGGGCCTGGGTGAAGTTCTCATAGCAGACCTCTTTGCTTTTGTCCCCGACGGTCGGGACGGTCGAGGTATTGTTCCCGGTGCCGACGAACGGCATGATGAACACGATGCTCAGATTGGTGAAGGAGAAGATCCAGAAGAAGACGCTTGCGGCGACGGCGTACATAGGCCGGCGCTTCAGGGCGTGCTGGATGGGGAAAGCCACGCCCAGGTAGCGCTCCACGCTGACCGCGGTGAGGACGAAGGTGCTGTTGTAGATGGTCATGTAGAAGATGAAGCCAGAGAGTGGGCAGAGCAGGTAGGGCATGTCCCAGAGCATGTTGTTCGCCGCTTCCTGCATCTTGaagggcaggaagaggaggaagaggaggtcagACACGGTCAGGTTCAGTAGCAGGATGT
Protein-coding regions in this window:
- the LOC137916117 gene encoding free fatty acid receptor 2; this encodes MQDCHTGLCLSVYIITFILGFPANVLAFYTFCKKVKQKPTPIDILLLNLTVSDLLFLLFLPFKMQEAANNMLWDMPYLLCPLSGFIFYMTIYNSTFVLTAVSVERYLGVAFPIQHALKRRPMYAVAASVFFWIFSFTNLSIVFIMPFVGTGNNTSTVPTVGDKSKEVCYENFTQAQLDILLPVRLELCLVLFCIPFLICSFCYINFIRILSKLQHIGRRRRLRAIGMALGTLLVFGLCFGPYNVSHIIGFIRWRSPDWRDKALLCSTFNACLDPLIFYLSSAAVRGAVGSVMEGVKTRMHRCTSCNVIQALWGGIKNTGKDKEHKQEEINAI